The Argiope bruennichi chromosome 9, qqArgBrue1.1, whole genome shotgun sequence genome contains a region encoding:
- the LOC129983572 gene encoding uncharacterized protein LOC129983572, with translation MKTLVFALFLLGSALQFCKAETPQRVACTTPNCPSNCRIDTNAQPCPACLCDDDHATRSKRSSMNIACTMPKCDQPGCSMDYSALPCPSCECSNDRTKRQIACSMPVCDEPGCSMDYTTLPCPSCQCSNDTTKRQVACSMPKCDEPGCSIDHSTLPCPSCKCNKENARRRRSPQYDRSPQCSTPRCQSRCTVDYSAYPCPICRCNTDINGNPYAIQCSTPNCPRGCMIDYNDKPCPTCKCGGRNNGYPYGIQCSPPNCPRGCTVDYNSSPCPSCKCNNGRDNSPYTVACSTPLCGAGCTVDYSTKPCPSCKCNNGQRVNPGRVQCSTPKCDPPCRLNYVTAGCPQCDCSRRNG, from the exons AGGCGGAAACTCCCCAGAGGGTAGCTTGTACCACGCCAAACTGCCCATCTAATTGCAGGATCGATACAAATGCCCAGCCTTGTCCGGCCTGCCTGTGTGATGATGATCATGCAA CTAGAAGTAAACGCTCCTCCATGAATATTGCGTGCACCATGCCCAAATGCGACCAGCCCGGATGCAGCATGGATTACTCGGCTCTCCCTTGTCCCAGTTGCGAGTGCAGTAATGACAGGACCAAGAGGCAAATAGCATGTTCCATGCCCGTATGTGACGAGCCCGGATGCAGCATGGATTATACGACTCTCCCTTGTCCCAGTTGCCAATGTAGCAATGACACCACCAAGAGGCAAGTCGCGTGCTCCATGCCCAAATGCGACGAGCCCGGATGCAGCATAGATCACTCGACTCTTCCTTGTCCTTCTTGTAAATGTAATAAAGAGAATG CTAGACGACGTAGAAGCCCTCAATATGATAGAAGCCCTCAGTGTTCTACCCCTAGATGCCAATCAAGATGCACCGTCGATTATTCAGCCTATCCTTGCCCAATCTGCAGGTGCAATACAGATATAAATGGCAATCCCTATGCAATTCAGTGCTCTACACCTAACTGCCCTCGAGGATGCATGATAGATTATAACGACAAACCTTGTCCAACTTGCAAATGCGGTGGTAGAAATAACGGTTATCCTTACGGAATCCAATGTTCCCCACCCAACTGTCCCAGAGGATGCACGGTAGATTACAACTCGTCTCCTTGCCCTAGCTGTAAATGCAATAATGGAAGGGATAACAGCCCGTATACAGTTGCATGCTCGACTCCCCTATGTGGAGCTGGATGTACAGTAGATTACTCTACAAAACCATGCCCCAGCTGCAAGTGTAATAATGGGCAACGTG tcaacCCAGGCCGAGTCCAGTGTTCTACTCCGAAATGCGACCCTCCATGTAGACTCAACTATGTCACAGCAGGTTGTCCCCAGTGCGACTGCAGTCGAAGAAACGGCTga